Proteins encoded in a region of the Paucibacter sediminis genome:
- a CDS encoding FAD-dependent oxidoreductase — MQRSDTQDPAYFHKVVDCQWACPAHTPVPEYIRLIGQGRYDDAYMVNWVSNVFPGVLGRTCDRPCEPACRRGRVEDKNVGEKKPEAVAICRLKRVAADHKSQELRALLPKPLPRNGKKVACVGAGPASLTVARDLATQGYAVTVFDGETKPGGFIRSQIPRFRLPESVIDEECGYILGLGVELRAGRRIESMRALLAEGYDAVFVGCGAPRGRDLQLPGRQEAGERIRIGIDWLASVSFGHVTSVQPRVIVLGGGNTAMDCCRSARRLGASSVTVAVRSGYAQMKASPWEKEDAEHEGIPILDFHVPLAFEHEGGKLTGMRFKKAQTGEEVSIPCDEVLIAVGQENAFPWIERDAGIAFNEHGLPLLDAQSFQSSLPQVFFGGDAAFGPKNIITAVAHGHEAAVSIDRYLHAEPVTKRPPPHVNLLSQKMGIHEWSYDNGITNELRHKVPWAAAEKALASIRVEVELGFDAATAFKEAQRCLNCDVQTVFTDKLCIECDACVDICPMDSISFVENGAEADLRQRLKAPALNLAQDLYVSGTLKTARVMVKDEDVCLHCGLCAERCPTGAWDMQKFLLLTTKAGPACRDTPARAPLAERKVTA, encoded by the coding sequence GTGCAGCGCAGCGATACCCAAGACCCGGCCTATTTCCACAAGGTCGTTGATTGTCAGTGGGCCTGCCCGGCCCACACGCCCGTCCCCGAGTACATCCGCCTGATCGGCCAGGGGCGTTACGACGACGCCTATATGGTGAACTGGGTCTCCAACGTCTTCCCCGGTGTGCTCGGCCGTACCTGCGACCGCCCCTGCGAGCCCGCCTGCCGGCGCGGCCGCGTGGAGGACAAGAACGTCGGCGAGAAGAAGCCGGAGGCGGTGGCGATCTGCCGCCTCAAGCGCGTCGCGGCCGACCACAAGAGCCAGGAGCTGCGCGCCCTGCTGCCCAAGCCGCTGCCGCGCAACGGCAAGAAGGTGGCTTGCGTGGGCGCCGGCCCGGCCTCGCTGACGGTGGCGCGCGACCTCGCCACCCAGGGCTATGCGGTCACCGTGTTCGATGGCGAGACCAAGCCCGGCGGCTTCATCCGCAGCCAGATCCCGCGCTTCCGCCTGCCCGAGAGCGTGATCGACGAGGAATGCGGCTACATCCTGGGCCTGGGCGTGGAGCTGCGCGCGGGCCGGCGCATCGAATCGATGCGCGCCCTGCTTGCCGAGGGTTATGACGCCGTGTTCGTGGGCTGCGGCGCGCCGCGCGGGCGCGACCTGCAACTGCCCGGCCGCCAGGAGGCGGGCGAGCGCATCCGCATAGGCATCGACTGGCTGGCCTCGGTCTCCTTCGGCCATGTCACGAGCGTGCAGCCGCGCGTGATCGTGCTGGGTGGTGGCAATACCGCGATGGACTGCTGCCGCTCGGCGCGCCGCCTGGGCGCCAGCTCGGTGACGGTGGCGGTGCGCAGCGGCTATGCGCAGATGAAGGCCTCGCCCTGGGAGAAGGAGGATGCCGAGCATGAGGGCATCCCGATCCTGGACTTCCATGTGCCGCTGGCCTTCGAGCATGAGGGCGGCAAGCTCACCGGCATGCGCTTCAAGAAGGCGCAGACCGGCGAGGAAGTCAGCATCCCCTGCGACGAGGTGCTGATCGCGGTGGGCCAGGAGAACGCCTTCCCCTGGATCGAGCGCGATGCGGGCATCGCCTTCAACGAGCATGGCCTGCCGCTGCTGGACGCACAGAGCTTCCAGTCCAGCCTGCCCCAGGTCTTCTTCGGCGGCGATGCGGCCTTCGGCCCCAAGAACATCATCACCGCGGTGGCGCATGGCCACGAGGCGGCGGTGTCGATCGACCGCTATCTGCACGCCGAGCCGGTGACGAAGCGCCCGCCGCCGCATGTCAACCTGCTCTCGCAGAAGATGGGCATTCACGAGTGGAGCTACGACAACGGCATCACCAACGAGTTGCGCCACAAGGTGCCCTGGGCCGCCGCCGAGAAGGCGCTGGCCAGCATCCGCGTGGAGGTGGAGCTGGGCTTCGACGCCGCCACCGCCTTCAAGGAGGCTCAGCGCTGCCTCAACTGCGATGTGCAGACGGTGTTCACCGACAAGCTCTGCATCGAGTGCGATGCCTGCGTGGACATCTGCCCGATGGACAGCATCAGCTTTGTCGAGAACGGCGCGGAAGCGGACTTGCGGCAGCGCCTCAAGGCACCGGCGCTGAACCTGGCCCAGGACCTCTACGTCAGCGGCACGCTGAAGACCGCGCGCGTGATGGTGAAGGACGAGGACGTCTGCCTGCACTGCGGCCTGTGCGCCGAGCGCTGCCCCACCGGCGCCTGGGACATGCAGAAGTTCTTGCTGCTCACCACCAAGGCCGGGCCGGCCTGCCGCGACACCCCCGCACGTGCCCCGCTTGCAGAGAGGAAGGTGACAGCATGA
- a CDS encoding arginine N-succinyltransferase: MKSSNLHVRAVSVEDLAPGKGGLRSLLPGGTDTTLPAPESGEQWLLVERLGVDGGRPLACLRLRAGIGLQAPRHWYHVGCVVHAAKPLQLFHRQSTLLLGSDHAGASELADLCWARAGLSLAEQAAALRLLLRAALLQLAQQRHAHGVSLIIELPGPRDDEGRSPFWQGLGRHFYAGEMMGHTAGLAARHGPDWRALVAVLLPRQPVYASFLPAATQAAIGQVDASAQLLPELLGSEGLAYDHHVGIIDGGPVFAACIDRLPALLQARRLSLAEGGDAATSEPWLLALPGQQTLLLRGRREGQVLRLAQALPADLRLAGDALVWALPLELNADPR, from the coding sequence ATGAAATCGAGCAACCTGCACGTACGCGCGGTGAGCGTCGAGGATCTGGCCCCCGGCAAAGGCGGCCTGCGCAGCCTGCTGCCCGGCGGCACCGACACGACCCTGCCCGCGCCCGAGAGCGGCGAGCAATGGCTGCTGGTGGAGCGCCTGGGCGTGGATGGCGGCCGGCCACTCGCCTGCCTGCGGCTGCGTGCCGGCATCGGCCTGCAGGCGCCGCGCCATTGGTACCACGTCGGCTGCGTCGTGCATGCGGCCAAGCCCCTGCAGCTGTTCCACCGCCAGAGCACCCTGCTGCTGGGCAGCGACCATGCCGGCGCCAGCGAGCTGGCCGACCTGTGCTGGGCGCGCGCGGGCCTGAGCCTGGCCGAGCAGGCCGCGGCGCTGCGCCTGCTGCTGCGCGCCGCCCTGCTGCAGCTGGCGCAACAGCGCCACGCGCATGGCGTGAGCCTGATCATCGAATTGCCCGGCCCGCGCGACGACGAGGGCCGCTCGCCCTTCTGGCAGGGCCTGGGCCGGCATTTCTATGCCGGCGAGATGATGGGTCATACGGCCGGCCTGGCGGCCCGCCATGGCCCCGACTGGCGCGCCCTGGTGGCCGTGCTGCTGCCGCGCCAGCCGGTCTATGCCTCCTTCCTGCCGGCGGCCACGCAGGCGGCGATCGGCCAGGTGGATGCCTCGGCCCAGCTGCTGCCGGAGCTGCTGGGCAGCGAGGGCCTGGCCTATGACCACCATGTCGGCATCATCGACGGCGGCCCGGTGTTTGCCGCCTGCATCGACCGCCTGCCGGCCCTGCTGCAGGCGCGCCGGCTGAGCCTGGCCGAGGGCGGCGACGCGGCCACGTCCGAGCCCTGGCTGCTGGCCCTGCCGGGCCAGCAGACCCTGCTGCTGCGCGGCCGGCGCGAGGGTCAGGTCTTGCGCCTGGCGCAGGCGCTGCCGGCCGACCTGCGCCTGGCCGGCGATGCGCTAGTCTGGGCCCTGCCGCTGGAGCTCAACGCAGACCCGCGTTGA
- a CDS encoding 2-oxoacid:acceptor oxidoreductase subunit alpha, which yields MSRIEAVNDFVVKFANVNGSGSASANELFAKAILRMGVPVSPRNIFPSNIQGLPTWYEVRVSEAGWLGRRGGVDMMVAMNPQTWDQDVKEISPGGYLFYDSTKPLPPEAFRKDVEVIAMPVTAICNATYEDSRQRQLFKNIMVLGALSQLMDMDPAVIERLFAEQYRGKEKLLDSNVRALHAGREFARDHLTQGLGLKVRRADKVGNRIFLDGNSAAALGCVYGGATVCAWYPITPSSSVAEAFDKYCSKYRVDPATGQHRYAIVQAEDEIASIGMITGAGWNGARAFTATSGPGVSLMTEFLGLAYFAEIPLTIIDVQRGGPSTGMPTRTQQADLISSAYASHGDTKHVLLLPQDPRECFEHAAAALDLADRLQTPVFVMTDLDIGMNQRLCEPLAWDESRTYDRGKVMTAEELEAGKDFGRYKDVDGDGIPWRTLPGTHPTRGAYFTRGTTRDEYARYSEAGPDYLRNVERLLRKFATAATLVPQPVLKPAAQKTRLGVIYFGSTAPAMDEALEALDAADIHLDGLRLRAFPFPQSVRDFIAAHDQVFVVEQNRDAQMRTLLINELEVAPARLTKVLHFDGTPITARFITQAITRHVHALATTPR from the coding sequence ATGAGCCGCATCGAAGCCGTCAACGACTTCGTCGTCAAGTTCGCCAACGTCAACGGCTCGGGTTCGGCCTCGGCCAACGAGCTGTTCGCCAAGGCCATCCTCCGCATGGGCGTGCCGGTCAGCCCGCGCAACATCTTCCCCAGCAACATCCAGGGCCTGCCCACCTGGTACGAGGTGCGCGTCTCCGAGGCCGGCTGGCTGGGCCGGCGCGGCGGCGTCGACATGATGGTGGCGATGAACCCGCAGACCTGGGACCAGGACGTCAAGGAGATCAGCCCCGGCGGCTATCTGTTCTACGACAGCACCAAGCCGCTGCCGCCCGAGGCCTTCCGCAAGGACGTGGAGGTGATCGCGATGCCGGTCACCGCGATCTGCAACGCCACCTACGAGGACTCGCGCCAGCGCCAGCTGTTCAAGAACATCATGGTGCTGGGCGCGCTCTCGCAGCTGATGGACATGGACCCGGCGGTGATTGAAAGGCTGTTTGCCGAGCAGTACCGGGGCAAGGAGAAGTTGCTGGACTCGAATGTGCGCGCCCTGCATGCGGGCCGCGAGTTCGCGCGCGACCACCTCACGCAGGGCCTGGGCCTGAAGGTGCGGCGCGCCGACAAGGTGGGCAATCGCATCTTCCTCGACGGCAACAGCGCGGCGGCGCTGGGCTGCGTGTACGGCGGCGCCACCGTGTGCGCCTGGTACCCGATCACGCCTTCGTCCTCGGTGGCCGAGGCCTTCGACAAATACTGCAGCAAGTACCGCGTCGACCCCGCCACCGGCCAGCATCGCTACGCCATCGTGCAGGCCGAGGACGAGATCGCCTCCATCGGCATGATCACCGGCGCGGGCTGGAACGGCGCACGCGCCTTCACCGCTACCTCGGGGCCGGGCGTCTCGCTGATGACCGAGTTCCTGGGCCTGGCCTATTTCGCCGAGATCCCGCTCACCATCATCGATGTGCAGCGTGGCGGCCCCTCCACGGGCATGCCCACGCGCACCCAGCAGGCCGACCTGATCAGCAGCGCCTATGCCTCGCATGGCGACACCAAGCATGTGCTGCTGCTGCCGCAGGACCCGCGCGAATGCTTCGAGCATGCGGCGGCGGCGCTGGACCTGGCGGACCGGCTGCAGACCCCGGTGTTCGTGATGACCGATCTGGACATCGGCATGAACCAGCGCCTGTGCGAGCCGCTGGCCTGGGACGAGAGCCGCACGTACGACCGCGGCAAGGTGATGACGGCCGAGGAGCTGGAGGCCGGCAAGGATTTCGGCCGCTACAAGGATGTGGACGGCGACGGCATCCCCTGGCGCACCCTGCCCGGCACGCACCCGACGCGCGGCGCCTATTTCACGCGCGGCACCACGCGCGACGAATACGCGCGCTACTCCGAGGCGGGGCCCGATTACCTGCGCAATGTCGAGCGCCTGCTGCGCAAGTTCGCCACCGCCGCGACGCTGGTGCCGCAGCCGGTGCTCAAGCCCGCGGCGCAGAAGACGCGGCTGGGGGTGATCTATTTCGGCTCCACCGCGCCGGCCATGGACGAGGCGCTGGAAGCGCTGGACGCGGCCGACATCCATCTCGACGGCCTGCGCCTGCGCGCCTTCCCCTTCCCGCAGAGCGTGCGCGACTTCATCGCCGCCCACGACCAGGTCTTCGTGGTGGAGCAGAACCGCGACGCGCAGATGCGCACCCTGCTGATCAACGAGCTGGAAGTGGCGCCGGCGCGCCTGACCAAGGTGCTGCACTTCGACGGCACGCCCATCACCGCGCGCTTCATCACGCAGGCGATCACGCGCCATGTCCATGCTTTGGCAACCACCCCGCGCTAG
- a CDS encoding 2-oxoacid:ferredoxin oxidoreductase subunit beta, whose amino-acid sequence MTYLAKPKLHHPSLAKNRVGYTRRDYEGKVSTLCAGCGHDSVSSAIVQACWQLDIEPHRVAKLSGIGCSSKTPDYFLGASHGFNTVHGRMPSVLTGANLANRGLLYLGISGDGDSASIGLGQFAHAMRRGVRMVYIVENNGVYGLTKGQFSATADRGSVAKKGAVNHDAAIDLVSLALQLGATYVARGFSGDKAQLVPLIEGAIRHGGAAFIDVISPCVAFNNHAGSTRSYDYVREHNEAVSRIDFIDLAPEQTVGADEDLVCVPQHDGSTMRLRRVKPDYDATDRIAAMNQVQALHAAGEIATGLLYVDPEARDLHLGLNTVAWPLNTLGEAELCPGGEVLEKINAGLR is encoded by the coding sequence ATGACCTACCTGGCCAAACCCAAGCTCCACCATCCCTCGCTGGCGAAGAACCGCGTTGGCTACACGCGGCGCGACTACGAGGGCAAGGTCTCCACCCTGTGCGCCGGCTGCGGGCACGATTCGGTCTCCTCGGCCATCGTGCAGGCCTGCTGGCAGCTCGACATCGAGCCGCACCGCGTCGCCAAGCTCAGCGGCATCGGCTGCTCCAGCAAGACGCCGGACTATTTCCTCGGCGCCAGCCATGGCTTCAACACCGTGCATGGCCGCATGCCCAGCGTGCTGACCGGCGCCAACCTGGCCAACCGCGGCCTGCTCTACCTGGGCATCTCGGGCGATGGCGACTCGGCCTCGATCGGCCTGGGCCAGTTCGCGCATGCGATGCGGCGCGGCGTGCGCATGGTCTACATCGTCGAGAACAACGGCGTCTACGGCCTCACCAAGGGCCAGTTCAGCGCCACCGCCGACCGCGGCTCGGTGGCCAAGAAGGGCGCGGTCAACCACGACGCCGCGATCGATCTGGTGAGCCTGGCCCTGCAGCTGGGCGCCACCTATGTGGCGCGCGGCTTCAGCGGCGACAAGGCCCAGCTGGTGCCGCTGATCGAGGGCGCGATCCGCCATGGCGGTGCCGCCTTCATCGACGTCATCAGCCCCTGCGTGGCCTTCAACAACCATGCCGGCAGCACGCGCAGCTACGACTATGTGCGCGAGCACAACGAGGCGGTCAGCCGTATCGATTTCATCGATCTGGCGCCCGAGCAGACCGTGGGCGCTGACGAGGACCTGGTGTGCGTGCCCCAGCACGACGGCAGCACCATGCGGCTGCGCCGCGTCAAGCCCGACTACGACGCCACCGACCGCATCGCCGCGATGAACCAGGTGCAGGCCCTGCACGCCGCCGGCGAGATCGCCACCGGCCTGCTCTATGTGGACCCGGAGGCGCGCGATCTGCACCTGGGCCTGAACACCGTGGCCTGGCCGCTCAACACCCTGGGCGAGGCCGAGCTCTGCCCGGGCGGCGAGGTGCTGGAAAAGATCAACGCGGGTCTGCGTTGA